A window of Massilia sp. NR 4-1 genomic DNA:
GCAGCATGTATTCCGCCTTCGGCCAGCACGTCAACACCATCACCAAGGCCGTACTGGTGCTCGGCACCGAGGCGATCGGCCACCTGGCCCTGGGGCTGAAACTGATCGAAGAGTTGTCGAATGCTTCGCCCGATTCCGGCATCGCCCATATCGAAATGGAAAAGGCGGTCCTGGCCGGCATGGTGGCGCGCGAAGTAGCCAGCAGCGCCGATCCGCGTTCGGCGGAAGAAGCCGTGGTCTGCTCCATGCTGCAAACCCTGGGCCGCATGATGCTGACCTTCTATATGCCGGAGCGCTGGACCGAGCTGCAGGAACGCGCCGGTGAAGGCCGGGAAGGCGATGCCGCGCAGGAGCTGCTGGGCCTGAGCATCGAGGAAATCGGCCGTGCCACAGCCATCCACTGGGGCTTGCCGAAAAACCTGATCGCCGGCATGCGCCATGTCGGCCCGATCGATCCCGACGCCGGCATCGGCCATCAGGACTGGATCGCCGGCATCTCCACCATGTCGCGCCTGTGCGCCGAATCGCTGTGGCACGACAACGAAGCCGGCGCCGCCGAGGTGCAGCGCCTGACCGAAGACTATGCCGGCATGCTCGGCGTCTCGCCGCAGCAGCTGCAAACGGCCATCGAGCAGGCCAAGGTGGTGGCGGCGGCCGATCTGTCGATCGCGCCCCTGTCCAAGCCCGCCGAGCGGCGCGCCAAGGCGCTGGCCCGCACGCGCCAGCGCCAGGAAGGCAATAAGATCCTGCTCAGCGGCCTGGCCGATATGCGCGACGTGGTCGACAGCGCCAGCCCGGGGCAGATGGTGTCGATCGCGCTGGAAACCGTGTTCCAGGGCCTGGACTTCTCGCGCGCCGTCGCCTTCGTGCACAGCCGGCGCGAAGGCCGTTACGCCGCCCGCATGTGTTTCGGCGAAGGCATGAAGGAGAAACTGGGCCAGATGGTGTTCGACGATGCCTACGAACCGAACGTCTTCCATGCGGCACTGACCAGCGACCGCGTGATCTTCATCGAGAATGCGCGCGATCCGAAGTTCGCGGCCAAGCTGCCGCCGTGGTGGAAAGGCACGCTGTCCGAGGCACGCAGCTTCATCGTGCTGCCGCTGTCGGCGCACGGCCAGCCGGCAGGCTTCATCTACGGCGACTGGGACGAGTCCTTCCCGCCGATTGAGCTGAGCCAGACCGAATTCAGCCTGCTGAACGATATGCGCGCCCTGGTTGCCAAGGCGGTGGAACACCGCCAGCAGCTGGAAACGGCCAGCAACCGCGTGGCCTGATCAGGCCACGCCCGCCGCCTTGCTTCCCGGCTGGCGGGACGCCTGCCAGCGGAAGGACAGCACGGCGGCGCCCAGCGACAGCGCCGCCAGTCCCGACGCCACATAGTAGACCGATTCCGGCCCCATTTTCTCCCAGCACTGCGACAGGAACAGGCCGCCCAGCGTGCCGCCCACGCCATAGGAAATACTGATGTAGAGGGCTTGACCACGCGCCTGCAAGGGGCCGGCGAACCAGCGCTGCATGGTCATCACGGACGAGGAATGATGCAGCGCGAAGGTGGCCGCATGCAGCAGCTGGGCCGCGACCAGCAGCGCCAGCGAAGTGGCGCCGGCGCCGATCATGGCGAAGCGCAGCACGGCCACCGCCAGCGTCAGATACAGCATGCGCCGCGCACCCCAGCGCTTGAACAGCGGCGCCTGGAAATAGAACAGCAGCACCTCGGCCACCACGCCCAGCGACCACATGGCGCCGATCATCGCCTTGCTATACCCTGCCCGCTCCAGATACAGGGAGTAAAAGGTGTACAGCGAGGTATGCGCCGCCACCATCAGGGCGGTGGAGAGGAAGAAGGCCAGCACCTCGCGCTGGCCCAGCA
This region includes:
- a CDS encoding HDOD domain-containing protein — its product is MNGQFIPSTKLGEKTLNKLWECTRLQGDMPGFAKAITAILGAMRGEDDQEFSMTGTVLSDPVLTQKVLRLANSSMYSAFGQHVNTITKAVLVLGTEAIGHLALGLKLIEELSNASPDSGIAHIEMEKAVLAGMVAREVASSADPRSAEEAVVCSMLQTLGRMMLTFYMPERWTELQERAGEGREGDAAQELLGLSIEEIGRATAIHWGLPKNLIAGMRHVGPIDPDAGIGHQDWIAGISTMSRLCAESLWHDNEAGAAEVQRLTEDYAGMLGVSPQQLQTAIEQAKVVAAADLSIAPLSKPAERRAKALARTRQRQEGNKILLSGLADMRDVVDSASPGQMVSIALETVFQGLDFSRAVAFVHSRREGRYAARMCFGEGMKEKLGQMVFDDAYEPNVFHAALTSDRVIFIENARDPKFAAKLPPWWKGTLSEARSFIVLPLSAHGQPAGFIYGDWDESFPPIELSQTEFSLLNDMRALVAKAVEHRQQLETASNRVA
- a CDS encoding MFS transporter, with the translated sequence MPSQSVSFALFLFCYYAHAGTFSTYASLFFAGKGMTVAQIGVLMSLIQVLRIFGPNVWGYVADHSERRVLVLRLTGAAALTAFSGFFFGFSFIHFFIAMVLLNLFTSAQGPICEALMLSEMRGDLSNYGRIRLWGSIGFIISSMGAAFALDAYGTNALPWVAGGLLLCVFGAAFRLKDVPRPPHREAPPALLSVLGQREVLAFFLSTALMVAAHTSLYTFYSLYLERAGYSKAMIGAMWSLGVVAEVLLFYFQAPLFKRWGARRMLYLTLAVAVLRFAMIGAGATSLALLVAAQLLHAATFALHHSSSVMTMQRWFAGPLQARGQALYISISYGVGGTLGGLFLSQCWEKMGPESVYYVASGLAALSLGAAVLSFRWQASRQPGSKAAGVA